A genome region from Patescibacteria group bacterium includes the following:
- the rpsT gene encoding 30S ribosomal protein S20 translates to MPNIKSAKKELRKSGKKSSFNKKIKENLKSLIKKSRKAIEAKDGQAKDFVFQAMKALDKAEQKGIIKKNTCNRKKSRLNKLFNQKIK, encoded by the coding sequence ATGCCAAACATTAAATCAGCCAAAAAAGAATTGCGCAAAAGCGGGAAAAAATCATCTTTCAACAAGAAAATTAAAGAAAATTTAAAAAGTTTGATCAAAAAAAGCCGTAAGGCGATAGAGGCTAAAGACGGTCAAGCTAAAGATTTTGTCTTTCAAGCCATGAAAGCTCTTGACAAAGCCGAGCAGAAAGGTATAATAAAGAAAAATACCTGCAATCGGAAGAAATCAAGATTAAACAAGCTGTTCAATCAAAAGATAAAATAG
- a CDS encoding DUF4931 domain-containing protein has translation MIKTKSEIRKSYLLNKYVIITPGRAGRPRDIKEKTVIKKMESCPFCPKNINQANITDWLPTNNSSENWQVLTVKNAFPAVELKNKKAYGAQEVIIETPIHAKELADLTEAQIGKVFEMYIRRTKAMAKNKKIKYILCFKNQGSKAGASIVHAHSQIFSTAIIPPELTEEEKAVKNYQTKTGRCAYCDIIKKEMRGKRKIFADKHIAAFAPYASEYHYEAWIFPKRHLDNIALLNPDELKSFAKILKKILTKMQRLGLSFNYFLHNVTPDKNQHLYLKIQPRDSVWAGVELGSGIVINSVSPETAAKYLRS, from the coding sequence ATGATAAAAACAAAATCGGAAATCAGGAAATCCTATTTATTAAATAAGTACGTAATCATTACTCCCGGCCGGGCCGGCAGGCCGCGAGACATAAAAGAAAAAACCGTAATAAAAAAAATGGAATCCTGTCCTTTTTGCCCAAAAAATATCAATCAAGCCAATATTACCGACTGGCTGCCGACAAATAACAGCAGCGAAAATTGGCAAGTTTTAACGGTAAAAAACGCCTTTCCGGCCGTAGAATTAAAAAACAAAAAAGCCTATGGCGCCCAAGAAGTAATAATAGAAACTCCGATCCACGCAAAGGAATTGGCTGACTTAACCGAGGCCCAGATCGGAAAAGTCTTTGAGATGTATATACGGCGCACAAAAGCAATGGCAAAAAATAAAAAAATCAAATATATTTTATGCTTTAAAAATCAAGGTTCAAAAGCGGGAGCTTCAATCGTCCATGCCCACTCGCAAATTTTTTCTACAGCCATAATTCCGCCGGAATTAACCGAAGAAGAAAAAGCCGTAAAAAATTACCAAACCAAGACCGGACGTTGCGCCTATTGCGATATTATTAAAAAGGAAATGAGGGGAAAAAGAAAAATTTTTGCCGATAAACATATCGCCGCTTTCGCTCCTTATGCCAGCGAATACCACTATGAAGCCTGGATTTTCCCCAAAAGGCACCTGGACAACATTGCTTTGCTGAACCCCGATGAATTAAAATCCTTTGCCAAAATCCTTAAAAAAATCTTAACTAAAATGCAGAGACTTGGATTATCTTTCAATTATTTTCTTCATAATGTCACCCCTGATAAAAATCAGCATCTTTATTTGAAAATACAGCCACGAGATAGTGTCTGGGCCGGTGTGGAACTTGGCTCCGGAATTGTCATAAACTCCGTTTCTCCGGAAACTGCCGCTAAATATCTAAGGAGTTAA